In a single window of the Canis lupus dingo isolate Sandy chromosome 18, ASM325472v2, whole genome shotgun sequence genome:
- the GRK2 gene encoding beta-adrenergic receptor kinase 1 isoform X2: MADLEAVLADVSYLMAMEKSKATPAARASKKILLPEPSIRSVMQKYLEDRGEVTFEKIFSQKLGYMLFRDFCLKHLEEAKPLVEFYEEIKKYEKLETEEERLARSREVFDTYIMKELLACSHPFSKSATEHVQGHLVKKQVPPDLFQPYIEEICQNLRGDVFQKFIESDKFTRFCQWKNVELNIHLTMNDFSVHRIIGRGGFGEVYGCRKADTGKMYAMKCLDKKRIKMKQGETLALNERIMLSLVSTGDCPFIVCMSYAFHTPDKLSFILDLMNGGDLHYHLSQHGVFSEADMRFYAAEIILGLEHMHNRFVVYRDLKPANILLDEHGHVRISDLGLACDFSKKKPHASVGTHGYMAPEVLQKGVAYDSSADWFSLGCMLFKLLRGHSPFRQHKTKDKHEIDRMTLTMAVELPDSFSPELRSLLEGLLQRDVNRRLGCLGRGAQEVKESPFFRSLDWQMVFLQKYPPPLIPPRGEVNAADAFDIGSFDEEDTKGIKLLDSDQELYRNFPLTISERWQQEVAETVFDTINAETDRMEARKKTKNKQLGHEEDYALGKDCIMHGYMSKMGNPFLTQWQRRYFYLFPNRLEWRGEGEAPQSLLTMEEIQSVEETQIKERKCLLLKIRGGKQFVLQCDSDPELVQWKKELRDAYREAQQLVQRVPKMKNKPRSPVVELSKVPLVQRGSANGL, from the exons CATCCGCAGTGTCATGCAGAAGTACCTGGAGGACCGGGGCGAGGTGACCTTTGAGAAGATCTTCTCCCAGAAGCTGG GGTACATGCTCTTCCGAGACTTCTGCCTGAAACACCTCGAGGAGGCCAAGCCCTTGGTGGAGTTCTACGAGGAG ATCAAGAAATATGAGAAGCTGGAGACAGAAGAAGAACGCTTGGCTCGCAGCCGGGAGGTCTTCGACACCTATATCATGAAGGAGCTGCTGGCCTGCTCACAT CCCTTCTCCAAAAGTGCCACCGAGCACGTCCAGGGCCACCTGGTAAAGAAACAGGTGCCTCCAGATCTCTTCCAG CCATACATCGAAGAAATTTGTCAGAACCTCCGAGGGGATGTATTCCAGAAATTCATTGAGAG TGATAAATTCACACGATTTTGCCAGTGGAAGAATGTGGAGCTCAACATCCAT CTGACCATGAACGACTTTAGCGTGCACCGCATCATCGGGCGAGGGGGCTTCGGCGAGGTCTATGGGTGCCGGAAGGCCGACACGGGCAAGAT gtATGCCATGAAGTGTCTGGATAAGAAACGCATCAAGATGAAGCAGGGGGAGACCCTGGCCTTGAACGAGCGCATCATGCTATCCCTTGTCAGCACTGGG GACTGCCCGTTCATTGTCTGCATGTCCTACGCATTCCACACGCCGGACAAGCTCAGCTTCATTCTCGATCTCATGAACG GTGGGGACCTGCACTACCACCTGTCCCAGCACGGGGTTTTCTCTGAGGCCGATATGCGCTTCTATGCTGCCGAGATCATCCTGGGCCTGGAGCACATGCATAACCGCTTCGTGGTCTATCGGGACCTGAAG CCAGCCAACATCCTTCTGGACGAGCATGGCCACGTGCGCATCTCAGACCTGGGCCTGGCCTGTGACTTCTCCAAGAAGAAGCCCCACGCCAGCGT GGGCACCCACGGGTACATGGCCCCCGAGGTCCTACAGAAGGGTGTGGCTTACGATAGCAGTGCTGACTGGTTTTCCCTGGGCTGCATGCTTTTCAAGTTGCTGCGGGG GCACAGCCCCTTCCGGCAGCACAAGACCAAAGATAAGCATGAGATCGATCGCATGACGTTGACAATG gcTGTGGAGCTGCCTGACTCCTTCTCCCCTGAACTCCGTTCCTTGCTGGAGGGGTTGCTGCAGAGGGATGTCAACCGGAGACTAGGCTGCCTGGGCCGAGG GGCTCAGGAGGTGAAGGAGAGCCCATTCTTCCGCTCCCTGGACTGGCAGATGGTCTTCTTACAGAAG TACCCTCCCCCGCTGATCCCCCCTCGAGGGGAGGTGAATGCTGCTGATGCCTTCGACATTGGTTCCTTTGATGAGGAGGACACAAAAGGAATCAAG TTGCTGGACAGTGACCAGGAACTCTACCGCAACTTTCCCCTCACCATCTCCGAGCGGTGGCAGCAGGAAGTGGCAGAGACAGTCTTTGACACCATCAATGCTGAGACGGACCGAATGGAGGCCcgcaagaaaaccaaaaataagcaGTTGGGCCATGAGGAAG ACTATGCCCTGGGCAAGGACTGCATCATGCACGGCTACATGTCCAAGATGGGCAACCCCTTTCTGACTCAGTGGCAGCGGCGGTACTTCTACCTGTTCCCCAACCGGCTGGAGTGGCGGGGCGAGGGCGAGGCCCCG CAGAGCCTGCTGACCATGGAGGAGATCCAGTCCGTGGAGGAGACTCAGATCAAGGAGCGCAAGTGCCTCCTTCTCAAGATCCGAGGCGGAAAACAATTCGTGCTGCAGTGCGAT AGCGACCCCGAGCTGGTGCAGTGGAAGAAGGAGCTGCGCGATGCCTACCGCGAGGCCCAGCAGCTCGTGCAGCGCGTGCCCAAGATGAAGAACAAGCCACGCTCACCCGTCGTGGAGCTGAGCAAGGTGCCGCTCGTCCAGCGTGGCAGTGCCAATGGCCTCTGA
- the GRK2 gene encoding beta-adrenergic receptor kinase 1 isoform X1 yields the protein MQKYLEDRGEVTFEKIFSQKLGYMLFRDFCLKHLEEAKPLVEFYEEIKKYEKLETEEERLARSREVFDTYIMKELLACSHPFSKSATEHVQGHLVKKQVPPDLFQPYIEEICQNLRGDVFQKFIESDKFTRFCQWKNVELNIHLTMNDFSVHRIIGRGGFGEVYGCRKADTGKMYAMKCLDKKRIKMKQGETLALNERIMLSLVSTGDCPFIVCMSYAFHTPDKLSFILDLMNGGDLHYHLSQHGVFSEADMRFYAAEIILGLEHMHNRFVVYRDLKPANILLDEHGHVRISDLGLACDFSKKKPHASVGTHGYMAPEVLQKGVAYDSSADWFSLGCMLFKLLRGHSPFRQHKTKDKHEIDRMTLTMAVELPDSFSPELRSLLEGLLQRDVNRRLGCLGRGAQEVKESPFFRSLDWQMVFLQKYPPPLIPPRGEVNAADAFDIGSFDEEDTKGIKLLDSDQELYRNFPLTISERWQQEVAETVFDTINAETDRMEARKKTKNKQLGHEEDYALGKDCIMHGYMSKMGNPFLTQWQRRYFYLFPNRLEWRGEGEAPSLLTMEEIQSVEETQIKERKCLLLKIRGGKQFVLQCDSDPELVQWKKELRDAYREAQQLVQRVPKMKNKPRSPVVELSKVPLVQRGSANGL from the exons ATGCAGAAGTACCTGGAGGACCGGGGCGAGGTGACCTTTGAGAAGATCTTCTCCCAGAAGCTGG GGTACATGCTCTTCCGAGACTTCTGCCTGAAACACCTCGAGGAGGCCAAGCCCTTGGTGGAGTTCTACGAGGAG ATCAAGAAATATGAGAAGCTGGAGACAGAAGAAGAACGCTTGGCTCGCAGCCGGGAGGTCTTCGACACCTATATCATGAAGGAGCTGCTGGCCTGCTCACAT CCCTTCTCCAAAAGTGCCACCGAGCACGTCCAGGGCCACCTGGTAAAGAAACAGGTGCCTCCAGATCTCTTCCAG CCATACATCGAAGAAATTTGTCAGAACCTCCGAGGGGATGTATTCCAGAAATTCATTGAGAG TGATAAATTCACACGATTTTGCCAGTGGAAGAATGTGGAGCTCAACATCCAT CTGACCATGAACGACTTTAGCGTGCACCGCATCATCGGGCGAGGGGGCTTCGGCGAGGTCTATGGGTGCCGGAAGGCCGACACGGGCAAGAT gtATGCCATGAAGTGTCTGGATAAGAAACGCATCAAGATGAAGCAGGGGGAGACCCTGGCCTTGAACGAGCGCATCATGCTATCCCTTGTCAGCACTGGG GACTGCCCGTTCATTGTCTGCATGTCCTACGCATTCCACACGCCGGACAAGCTCAGCTTCATTCTCGATCTCATGAACG GTGGGGACCTGCACTACCACCTGTCCCAGCACGGGGTTTTCTCTGAGGCCGATATGCGCTTCTATGCTGCCGAGATCATCCTGGGCCTGGAGCACATGCATAACCGCTTCGTGGTCTATCGGGACCTGAAG CCAGCCAACATCCTTCTGGACGAGCATGGCCACGTGCGCATCTCAGACCTGGGCCTGGCCTGTGACTTCTCCAAGAAGAAGCCCCACGCCAGCGT GGGCACCCACGGGTACATGGCCCCCGAGGTCCTACAGAAGGGTGTGGCTTACGATAGCAGTGCTGACTGGTTTTCCCTGGGCTGCATGCTTTTCAAGTTGCTGCGGGG GCACAGCCCCTTCCGGCAGCACAAGACCAAAGATAAGCATGAGATCGATCGCATGACGTTGACAATG gcTGTGGAGCTGCCTGACTCCTTCTCCCCTGAACTCCGTTCCTTGCTGGAGGGGTTGCTGCAGAGGGATGTCAACCGGAGACTAGGCTGCCTGGGCCGAGG GGCTCAGGAGGTGAAGGAGAGCCCATTCTTCCGCTCCCTGGACTGGCAGATGGTCTTCTTACAGAAG TACCCTCCCCCGCTGATCCCCCCTCGAGGGGAGGTGAATGCTGCTGATGCCTTCGACATTGGTTCCTTTGATGAGGAGGACACAAAAGGAATCAAG TTGCTGGACAGTGACCAGGAACTCTACCGCAACTTTCCCCTCACCATCTCCGAGCGGTGGCAGCAGGAAGTGGCAGAGACAGTCTTTGACACCATCAATGCTGAGACGGACCGAATGGAGGCCcgcaagaaaaccaaaaataagcaGTTGGGCCATGAGGAAG ACTATGCCCTGGGCAAGGACTGCATCATGCACGGCTACATGTCCAAGATGGGCAACCCCTTTCTGACTCAGTGGCAGCGGCGGTACTTCTACCTGTTCCCCAACCGGCTGGAGTGGCGGGGCGAGGGCGAGGCCCCG AGCCTGCTGACCATGGAGGAGATCCAGTCCGTGGAGGAGACTCAGATCAAGGAGCGCAAGTGCCTCCTTCTCAAGATCCGAGGCGGAAAACAATTCGTGCTGCAGTGCGAT AGCGACCCCGAGCTGGTGCAGTGGAAGAAGGAGCTGCGCGATGCCTACCGCGAGGCCCAGCAGCTCGTGCAGCGCGTGCCCAAGATGAAGAACAAGCCACGCTCACCCGTCGTGGAGCTGAGCAAGGTGCCGCTCGTCCAGCGTGGCAGTGCCAATGGCCTCTGA